The following coding sequences are from one Nicotiana tabacum cultivar K326 chromosome 1, ASM71507v2, whole genome shotgun sequence window:
- the LOC107831706 gene encoding putative clathrin assembly protein At2g25430 — protein sequence MAPTTIRKAIGAVKDQTSIGLAKVASNMAPELEVAIVKATSHDDEPASEKYIREILHLTSVSRGYVSACVSLISRRLGKTRDWIVAIKCLMLIHRLLNDGDIVFQQEIMYATRRGTRLLNLSDFRDEAHSNSWDHSAFVRTYALYLDQRLELMVFERKQNGSTGGEIERYGSREERWRSPPSSNRGNGYDYGEFRDEPAYGMRKSRSSGDVRESTQERKDVTPLREMNPEKIFGKMTHLQRLLDRFLSCRPTGLAKNERMVLVALYPMVKESFQLYADICEVLAVLLDKFFDMEYQDCVKAFDAYSSAAKQIDELVGFFNWCKDIGVARSSEYPEVQRITSKLLDTLEEFVRDRAKATKSPERKVEALPAPPEEPAPDMNEIKALPAPEEYTPPPPPEPEPPKPVVQETGDLVDLREEGVTADDQGNKFALALFAGPGTNNGSWEAFPGNGETQVTSAWQNPAAEIGKADWELALVETASHLSNQKAALGGGLDPLLLNGMYDQGMVRQHVSTAQLSGGSASSVALPGPGKSATPVLALPAPDGTVQTVGQDPFAASLTVPPPSYVQMADLEKKQQLLVQEQVVWQQYARDGMQGQTSLSKINTGGYYGPQTAAMPYGMPPVNGVGLPPAAGYYYTPY from the coding sequence ATGGCGCCGACCACGATTCGAAAGGCGATCGGGGCAGTGAAGGATCAGACGAGCATAGGGCTCGCGAAAGTAGCCAGCAACATGGCGCCGGAGCTGGAAGTTGCTATTGTTAAGGCTACAAGCCATGATGATGAACCTGCGAGCGAGAAGTACATCCGTGAGATTCTTCACTTGACTTCTGTCTCTCGTGGCTATGTGAGTGCTTGTGTTTCGTTGATTTCCAGAAGGTTAGGCAAAACCCGCGATTGGATTGTTGCCATCAAGTGTTTGATGCTCATTCACCGTCTTCTCAATGATGGTGATATTGTGTTTCAGCAAGAGATCATGTATGCCACGAGGAGAGGCACCAGGCTTCTCAATTTGTCTGATTTTCGCGATGAGGCTCATTCGAATTCGTGGGATCATTCGGCTTTTGTAAGGACTTATGCTTTGTATTTGGATCAAAGATTGGAGTTGATGGTTTTTGAGAGGAAGCAAAATGGGAGTACTGgtggagagattgagagatatggTTCTAGAGAAGAAAGGTGGAGATCTCCTCCTAGCTCTAACCGAGGCAATGGTTATGATTATGGTGAGTTCAGGGATGAGCCTGCTTACGGAATGAGGAAGTCGCGATCATCTGGGGATGTGAGAGAGTCAACACAGGAGCGGAAAGATGTGACCCCATTAAGAGAGATGAACCCTGAGAAGATCTTTGGGAAGATGACTCATTTGCAGCGGTTGTTGGATCGGTTTTTGTCTTGTCGACCAACTGGATTGGCGAAAAATGAAAGGATGGTATTGGTTGCTTTGTATCCTATGGTGAAAGAAAGTTTCCAGCTTTATGCTGATATATGTGAGGTTTTGGCTGTTTTGTTGGATAAATTCTTTGACATGGAGTACCAGGATTGCGTTAAGGCATTTGATGCCTATTCTAGTGCAGCAAAGCAGATCGATGAGCTAGTGGGATTCTTCAACTGGTGTAAGGATATTGGTGTGGCTAGGTCGTCTGAGTATCCAGAAGTTCAGAGGATAACAAGCAAGCTATTGGATACACTAGAGGAGTTTGTGAGGGACAGGGCTAAGGCGACAAAGAGTCCCGAGCGAAAAGTTGAGGCTCTACCAGCTCCACCAGAAGAACCAGCACCTGATATGAATGAGATTAAAGCGTTGCCTGCACCGGAGGAGTATACTCCTCCACCACCTCCTGAACCGGAGCCTCCTAAACCAGTGGTTCAGGAGACCGGGGATTTGGTGGATTTGAGGGAGGAGGGTGTTACTGCCGATGATCAGGGAAATAAATTTGCCTTGGCATTGTTTGCTGGGCCTGGAACAAACAATGGGTCGTGGGAGGCGTTCCCCGGCAATGGGGAAACTCAGGTGACCTCTGCTTGGCAGAATCCTGCGGCTGAGATAGGTAAGGCTGATTGGGAGTTGGCTTTGGTGGAGACAGCTAGTCACCTGTCTAATCAGAAGGCCGCATTGGGCGGTGGACTTGATCCACTACTGTTGAATGGCATGTATGATCAAGGGATGGTTAGGCAGCATGTTTCCACTGCGCAGTTGAGCGGTGGTAGTGCCAGCAGTGTGGCATTACCCGGGCCAGGGAAGAGTGCAACGCCAGTTTTGGCACTCCCTGCACCCGATGGAACGGTCCAGACAGTTGGACAGGATCCATTTGCTGCATCTTTGACTGTTCCACCTCCTTCATATGTACAAATGGCGGATTTGGAGAAGAAACAGCAATTGCTTGTACAGGAGCAAGTCGTATGGCAGCAATATGCTAGAGATGGTATGCAAGGCCAAACGAGTTTGTCCAAGATCAACACTGGCGGATATTATGGTCCACAAACAGCTGCGATGCCTTATGGCATGCCACCAGTAAATGGTGTCGGATTACCACCTGCGGCAGGGTACTACTACACTCCTTACTGA